AGCGCATAGCTGGAAAGCAATGGCTGAAGGGCAGGGATCTGGACGGGCACTCTTACGTCTGTGGTCCTATGGGCAGGATGGTGAGTTTCCTGTTACAATGACTGTGAGATAACCCCTGAACTTGCTATTTTCTTTGACACGTTGATGGATGAAATAGCCCCATCTAGCAATTGAAAAGTCTATTCAACTGGCAAGCATGGGATCGTGCAGACTACAAATTCTTCTGTTCGATGTTATCTATCTTCTGATGCAAAACAGTGCACCCCACTAAGATATATATTAGCATACTAAGGACCCCAACTCGTTGAAATAATATCTATAAGTAGGCCCATAAAATAGCTTTGCTTACGGTAGCATATAACTAGAATTATGGCTTCGTGATGTCGTAGAAGGCTTTGGGAATGAATAATCTTCAGTGTGTATATGTGGTGTTAGGAAATTCTTTCAATTATTCATGTTCTTTCAAGTAAGATGCAAGAGAGAAATCCCACTGTGCCTTCGTTCATGTTTGCATAGCTTCAGGAAATGCTTACCTGACTGTTTAAATGCATTCTTTCTAGGTTGCATTTGTTAAACGAAGAAAATCATCAAATAGGAATTTTGGAGCTACTCTGCTCTTCTCCAGTCAACTGCTCTCCACTCAGTAGTTACTTTTCATGGACTGCGAAATCACGGTGAGATCCCTATGCTACAAGTGAGGTTATCATGGGGGCACATCGTGAGACGGAGCTAGTGTGTGAATATGGTGTGTTTGGATTGGATGTTATTGTGGTTCGTCAGATGAGATTTCATTCTAGACTATTCaatggatgaaatgctttgcATTTTCATTTTGGGGCATAGTTATTCAGTGCTACGATTCAAAACGTCTTACACATGTTAGTTAAGTCTTAGGCACTTTTCTTGGTGATATATCTTCCTGCAAGCGCCTTCCGAGATCATTCTGATCATAGAAACtgtatttgtatttttcaaaCGCTAGAAGAGGACGAGCTGCGTCATTAACCAAATCAGTTACAAGGACCGGCGCTTGATCCACTAATGTGACAGTAATTCGGTGCGACCCTAGATGGCATCCGGATTACTGCATTCTGTCAATAGGTAAGTAGATTTGCACGGGCGCGGAGATGCTGCTTTGTTTGTGTAGGTATGTGCATCATAGAATTACACCAAGTGATAGACAACATGCGTAAAAGCTGATAGAAAACTTGGTCGAAAAATGACAATATGACAACATTTATGGAGTAGATTTCTGTTCGAAAAGttcttttggagcagaaatttgtttgattgggcaatttcatttttctacttttaaagtatttttttttttttgcttcagaattagttttggaaccacttgaaaaagaaaaaaaaaataattctctcAAGAGTTGAAAAATGAACTTCTACTTTTaaacagaagtagaaaaatcaatttctggctaAAAGTTAATATCtaaagcaaaagtgttgccaCGTTTGTTCTTTTGCAATTCACTTTCACATGttataattgaattttcttttgtcgtGTTAGAGTCATATCATTAAGAATTGCGGCATTTTTTGTGGCTATGAAAGTGTGAAATTCGTGTCATTTTCAGTTCAACTTTAAGGGCTAAAAGTAACATTTTTTGAGGCGGTGTACTTTGTGATGGGTACTCAGATTAGCCTGTGCTTCTCCATATGCGCGTTCTCCCTAGTTCGTGCACTTAGGGcgcgtatggtaacacttccgctttagaaatcaatttctaaacataagttgatttttctattactTCTCAtaagcataagttgatttttctatttttgctccagaatttatttttgattagagaaattcgtttgataacgattgaaaatttctacttctaaaatgtTATTGACATAAagtattttataaaaatttattaatggcagccaaaaaatttttatttcattttttaacgttttaaatttctttaaaagtaatttttattatttattttttgcctcgGCGATTGGCGGAtgtgggtatgatcgaaaagagggtgTGGGCGTAATAAAAAGATAGTGAGGcaagaaatacttcttgaattagaaaagctatttttttttaacttctcaaattgggtaAAAAATAACTTCGGAAGtggaaattcatttcaaaagaggaaatttctttcagaagtaaaaatatttaccaaacggatttttacttcataagttacattaccaaacagatttctctGCTTCCGAagcacttctagagcagaaatccacttccagaagtgttatcatacgCACCCTtggatgtctttttttttttaattgcctATGCTGTGGCTTGCAACCGAGCGCATTGTTTCTTTATATCTGGTGAtaactatttttccaaatttctctTTGCAAGCACGATCATTGCGGTAATGACTGTTACGTTCTCGACGTATGACAAATTAACCCGTGTAATGGGTTTGTTCAAGTTatcaatttttggtcaaaattgattgggaggattagaaaaatttaagactgaattagcatccgTATAATGGGTTTagaattcttttgataattatcccctcgaaatactttttattttaccaATAATAGGTTAGAGTAAGTATGAATGGACAATTGTAATCATCACAACTAAATTTATTTGTATAGTTACACGATGACAACAACTAAATTTATCTCGATATTGTATAATCAACTATTACAAGAACAACCTTATTTCATTATTGCCGTCGAACTGGCGGTTAAACTCGATTCTCATCATAGCAGGAGTGGATCAAACACATAAAGTGCACCTCGTCATTCTCTTGCTAACACTACTAGTTGTTTTCCGACATTGCGGCCGTTGAAGATTCTAACCAAAGCCGACGGACCATTCTCAAACCCTTCCGCTATATCTTCGATGTACACTATTTTCCCTTCCCTGATGTGAGGCAGCATAAATTCCAGGAACTTGGAGTACTCGTTCATGTGATCAGCAATCGCGAATCCCTCGATACGGACTCTTTTGTAAATGGCATGCATCAAGTTGGTCACGCCCACGGGCGAATCGCTACTGTACTGGGACACCATTCCACACAAGGTTATCCTGCCATGAGCTCTCATGTTGACGAGCACCGCATCGAGCATTTCCCCCCCGACATTATCGAAATAGATATCGATACCTTCAGGAAAGTACCTGCCAAATTGTTCAAACATGCAAATCCTTACGACAATTTTGCATTCATTTTGTGCTCTTCATATTTGCAGCAGCTTACAACAACTGAATGTTACATCTTGAATATTGAAGACATGTTTTGGCATGAAGTTTTGACATTTAGGGAACCAAACCAACCACCAACTAAAGGCACACAGAATCATAAATATCTCGTGGCCACAAACCTCTTCAAAGCAGCTGCGAGTTCACGTTCTTCTTTATAGTTGAATGCATCGTCGAAACCAAACTTGCTCTTCAACAAATCAACCTGTGTATTTGGGCCACAAACTGAGCAGTGCGTGCAGGTAAACAATCATCTGGAAAAATTCCTTATAAAACGAGTTCATTTTAGCCCTGCAAATATACTAGTGAGAACAAATATAGTTTGAAATACGATTGCTCGCCAACCTTTTCTTTACTTCCAGCGCAGCCAACAACATAACATCCCGTCAACTTTGCAAACTGTCCCACGATCTGTCCAATCGCACCAGACGCAGCCGATATGAAGACGGTGTCTCCTTTCTTGGCGGAACATACTTTGTAGAAGCCAACATAAGAAGTCATTCCCGGGATACCTAATAAAACGATGAACAGCAGCAGTATCAGCTAATCGATGCTCgacttcatttcttttttgtcgagTGATATTGCCCCGTCAATGTATGAGTAAACGATTTTGCATAGCTATTCACCAAGAAGCAAAGAGTTAGAGAGTACAGTACAGTTACTTAAAACATACCAAGAATGCCAATGTAGTAAGAAAGAGGCACATCAGTGTGCTCGATTTTACTGAGGCCTTCAGGGTTGGTGATGAGACTATACTCTTCCCATCCAGTCGTGCCCCAAACTAGATCGCCCACTTTGAATTTTGGGCTTCCGGAGTCGACAATTTTGGCCACTCCAAACCCAGAAATTGGCTGCATTTTCAGCATCACCCGGAAAGACATCAGGCAGCAAATTACTTTTGTGCACATAGATGCACCGGACTAGTCATCCATGAGTGCTTCTTTCAGGC
The sequence above is drawn from the Rhodamnia argentea isolate NSW1041297 chromosome 9, ASM2092103v1, whole genome shotgun sequence genome and encodes:
- the LOC115744339 gene encoding 2-alkenal reductase (NADP(+)-dependent)-like isoform X2; this encodes MEERGAMVSNKQVVLRDYVSGFPTVEDMEVRRGEMKLEIPRGSKAVVVKNLYLSCDAYMRLLMNRTTTDLLTPYTPGSPISGFGVAKIVDSGSPKFKVGDLVWGTTGWEEYSLITNPEGLSKIEHTDVPLSYYIGILGIPGMTSYVGFYKVCSAKKGDTVFISAASGAIGQIVGQFAKLTGCYVVGCAGSKEKVDLLKSKFGFDDAFNYKEERELAAALKRYFPEGIDIYFDNVGGEMLDAVLVNMRAHGRITLCGMVSQYSSDSPVGVTNLMHAIYKRVRIEGFAIADHMNEYSKFLEFMLPHIREGKIVYIEDIAEGFENGPSALVRIFNGRNVGKQLVVLARE
- the LOC115744339 gene encoding 2-alkenal reductase (NADP(+)-dependent)-like isoform X1, yielding MKERERGRMEERGAMVSNKQVVLRDYVSGFPTVEDMEVRRGEMKLEIPRGSKAVVVKNLYLSCDAYMRLLMNRTTTDLLTPYTPGSPISGFGVAKIVDSGSPKFKVGDLVWGTTGWEEYSLITNPEGLSKIEHTDVPLSYYIGILGIPGMTSYVGFYKVCSAKKGDTVFISAASGAIGQIVGQFAKLTGCYVVGCAGSKEKVDLLKSKFGFDDAFNYKEERELAAALKRYFPEGIDIYFDNVGGEMLDAVLVNMRAHGRITLCGMVSQYSSDSPVGVTNLMHAIYKRVRIEGFAIADHMNEYSKFLEFMLPHIREGKIVYIEDIAEGFENGPSALVRIFNGRNVGKQLVVLARE